A region from the Lycium barbarum isolate Lr01 chromosome 8, ASM1917538v2, whole genome shotgun sequence genome encodes:
- the LOC132608199 gene encoding uncharacterized protein LOC132608199: MKNHENRPTGAASLPEVNEVYAHYSRREKGRGPGRGHDNSRGRDNSRGRGGYNGQRRNYFPGVNHSSKKHHHQKGKKKDDRHEVPEARGSENKCYRCGGSGHWSCTCRTAKHLVELYQASIKRREKNPEANFISENQIDITHLDVADFFEHPERKIDHLIGDGFVVRDD; this comes from the coding sequence ATGAAAAATCACGAGAATCGACCTACTGGCGCTGCATcactccccgaagtgaatgaggtGTATGCCCACTACTCCAGGCGCGAAAAAGGTCGTGGCCCCGGTCGTGGTCATGATAATAGTCGTGGTCGTGATAATAGTCGTGGTCGTGGTGGTTATAATggtcaaagaagaaattattttccTGGTGTTAATCACTCTTCAAAGAAACATCACCaccaaaaggggaaaaagaaggaTGATAGGCATGAAGTGCCAGAAGCACGTGGCTCAGAAAACAAATGCTATCGATGTGGTGGAAGTGGACACTGGTCATGTACCTGTCGTACGGCAAAGCACTTGGTTGAGCTTTATCAGGCATCAAttaaaagaagagagaaaaatccCGAAGCTAATTTTATCTCTGAAAATCAAATTGACATCACACACTTGGATGTAGCAGATTTCTTTGAGCACCCTGAACGAAAGATAGATCACTTGATTGGTGATGGTTTTGTGGTTAGAGATGATTGa
- the LOC132606862 gene encoding dof zinc finger protein DOF2.4-like has product MVFSSISAYLDPANWQQQAGYSIPNPQFPSSPPPPLPLTSPPPAQLHGGIGGSIRPGSMADRARLANIPMSEAVQKCPRCESTNTKFCYFNNYSLSQPRHFCKTCRRYWTRGGALRSVPVGGGCRRNKRSSTSTTTTTTKSNNNNNNTPKSETSSQATNSGSTSNNNSTFSSPSAAASLLGLMNPQIHHPLRFMSPLGQLTDHHFTPNDNVTLNYSSISSSSPAPVAGNNENMNFQLGMSSNLEQWRLHQQLANQFPYNLYGGLDSSSGSGSGLYPFHPSHYTSNDAGGGVTSQIRPKISNPVLTQLALMKMEDNQDHASNMPRHFLGNENWLSNGSANWNELSASFSSSSTSNAL; this is encoded by the exons ATGgttttttcctctatttcagcttaTCTTGATCCAGCCAACTGGCAACAG CAAGCGGGATATAGCATCCCAAATCCTCAGTTCCcatcatcaccaccaccaccgcTGCCACTAACCAGTCCACCGCCAGCTCAGCTTCATGGGGGTATTGGAGGTTCCATCCGACCAGGCTCGATGGCAGATCGAGCCCGGTTAGCTAACATACCAATGTCTGAGGCTGTCCAAAAATGCCCTCGATGTGAGTCAACAAACACAAAGTTTTGCTACTTCAACAACTACAGCCTCTCCCAGCCTCGTCACTTCTGCAAGACCTGCAGAAGGTACTGGACGAGAGGGGGCGCTTTGAGGAGCGTCCCCGTGGGTGGCGGTTGTCGTAGGAACAAAAGAAGCAGCACTAGTACTACTACTACAACTACtaaatccaacaacaacaataataatactcCCAAGTCTGAAACTTCTAGCCAAGCCACTAATTCTGGTTCCACAAGCAACAATAATAGTACTTTTTCAAGTCCATCAGCAGCAGCTAGTTTATTAGGTCTAATGAACCCTCAAATTCATCACCCTCTACGTTTCATGTCACCTTTAGGCCAATTGACTGATCATCACTTCACTCCAAATGACAATGTTACCCTTAATTACTCATCAATTTCTTCGTCATCACCAGCTCCAGTCGCGGGAAACAATGAAAACATGAATTTTCAGCTCGGAATGAGTAGTAATTTAGAGCAATGGCGGCTTCATCAGCAACTGGCAAACCAATTCCCTTATAATTTGTACGGGGGATTGGATTCGTCTTCTGGTTCTGGTTCTGGGCTTTACCCTTTTCACCCGAGTCATTATACAAGTAATGACGCGGGTGGTGGTGTTACAAGTCAAATTAGGCCAAAAATTTCGAACCCCGTGTTGACTCAACTGGCATTGATGAAGATGGAAGACAATCAAGATCATGCAAGTAATATGCCACGACACTTTTTAGGGAACGAAAACTGGCTGAGTAATGGTAGTGCTAATTGGAATGAGCTTTCCGCGAGTTTTAGCTCTTCTTCCACCAGTAATGCACTATAA